In Candidatus Tiamatella incendiivivens, the sequence TCAATACTACTAAGTTAGGGTACTTCCTCTGAGCTCGTTCCTCTGCTATAAGCCTAATGCTTTTTGCCGGTGCAAAGCCGTAAACACCCATTCTCTTAGGTCTCCTTCCCTTGTTGGGCCTCTGTTTCCTAAGCCCTCCTTTTCTCACTCTAACCCGGACAACAATAATTCCTTGCTTAGCCTTATAGCCTAGCTGACGAGCTCTATCAATTCTTAACGGTTTTTCTGCCCTAATTATACTCGGCTGTCTCCTCCACCTGATTAAGAGCTGCTTAATATATTCTCCGTGGAGTCCCTCATAGGGCCTCTTCCAATTTGTCGCAATGTAATGATATACTGACTTTGACATTACTCTTCTCCCACCATGGACTACGCTGAATCCAAAGTAATACTAACAGGAGGATATAATAGTTTTCTCCCAGAGGATAGCAATCCCTATCCACGGTCTCCAAGTTATGAAATATTCTTCGTAAACTATTTTTAAAGCTCATTTTTGATGTGTCATACAGAACTGTGGTGATGTACATGCCTCTCAGAGACGTTTTACTTGGTGTTGTGGGAAAGACTAATGTTGGTAAGTCAACATTCTTTGCTGCTACTACGGAAACTGTTGTAGAGATAGAGAATAGACCATTCACCAC encodes:
- a CDS encoding 50S ribosomal protein L15e codes for the protein MSKSVYHYIATNWKRPYEGLHGEYIKQLLIRWRRQPSIIRAEKPLRIDRARQLGYKAKQGIIVVRVRVRKGGLRKQRPNKGRRPKRMGVYGFAPAKSIRLIAEERAQRKYPNLVVLNSYYAAEDGRYKWYEVILVDPHHPAIKRDAELKWVAIGKHGGRPFRGLTSTGKKMRGLNKSRGLKNTTKQKWKKKAKERKLKKRHEASRRARLIVSDEIRYKYHKGDLQ